One region of Halomonas huangheensis genomic DNA includes:
- the tssK gene encoding type VI secretion system baseplate subunit TssK, with amino-acid sequence MSKHNRVMWSEGMFLQPQHFQYQDEYHQHQLSEASQRVGAFNWGVQELEVDVDALAQGRLQLTRLKLVFPDGTLVDAPQHDPLPPARDLGEVSGVSECRIFAALRLTEPFSSNVVDDEHRRGSSRRYRQRFSNLPDLVEGDVENELSLLELNVRLLLEGDDLEGTSHCPLVLLKRNATGGFSVDGSFVPPSLHLGASDTLMTLAQRLIGVLQAKSEALSNRRRERADQVAEFGSSDVTLFWLLYTVNRAYPHLAHLLQHPRLHPERLFTFLADLVSSLMTFSMSHRLGDLPAYRHEDPTASLYRLDSMARELLDTVVPNQYIPIALEQTKPSYFVGRLHDSRLVDADFYVCVHADMPGARLIELVPRAFKVGSPEDIEVVVNSAMPGGSLVHASRLPVAIPVRLDNHYFALEPRGQMYERMMSAQAIAFYVPSGFTNLKIELMAVLK; translated from the coding sequence GTGAGCAAGCATAATCGCGTGATGTGGTCGGAAGGGATGTTCCTTCAACCTCAGCACTTTCAGTATCAGGACGAGTATCACCAGCATCAGCTGAGTGAGGCGAGCCAGCGTGTCGGTGCCTTCAATTGGGGGGTGCAGGAGCTGGAAGTCGATGTCGATGCGCTGGCCCAGGGGCGCCTGCAGCTAACGCGCCTCAAGCTGGTGTTTCCCGATGGGACTCTGGTGGATGCGCCGCAGCACGATCCGTTGCCACCCGCACGTGACCTCGGTGAGGTGAGCGGTGTCTCCGAGTGCCGCATTTTTGCCGCATTGCGTTTGACTGAACCGTTCTCCTCCAATGTGGTTGATGACGAGCATCGGCGTGGCAGCAGCCGCCGCTATCGGCAGCGCTTCAGCAATCTTCCGGATCTGGTCGAAGGTGATGTCGAGAACGAACTCTCATTGCTGGAGCTCAATGTTCGTCTATTGCTGGAAGGCGATGACCTGGAAGGTACCAGTCATTGCCCGCTGGTACTGCTCAAGCGTAACGCCACCGGTGGGTTCTCGGTGGACGGCAGCTTTGTCCCTCCAAGTCTGCATCTTGGCGCCAGTGACACGCTGATGACGCTGGCTCAGCGCTTGATCGGAGTGCTGCAGGCCAAGAGCGAGGCACTGTCGAACCGCCGTCGGGAGCGTGCCGACCAGGTGGCGGAGTTTGGTTCCAGCGATGTCACGCTGTTCTGGTTGCTGTACACCGTCAATCGCGCCTATCCGCATCTGGCGCATCTGCTGCAGCATCCCCGGTTGCACCCCGAGCGCCTGTTCACCTTCCTGGCGGACCTCGTGTCGAGTCTGATGACCTTCTCGATGAGCCATCGGCTTGGCGATCTGCCGGCCTATCGCCACGAGGACCCCACGGCGTCGTTGTATCGGCTCGACAGCATGGCACGTGAGCTGCTCGATACCGTGGTGCCCAACCAGTACATCCCGATCGCACTGGAGCAGACCAAACCTTCCTACTTCGTGGGACGACTGCACGATTCGCGTCTGGTGGATGCCGACTTCTACGTCTGCGTGCATGCCGATATGCCCGGAGCTCGACTTATCGAACTGGTGCCTCGCGCCTTCAAGGTCGGCTCACCGGAGGATATCGAGGTCGTGGTCAACAGCGCCATGCCTGGTGGTTCGCTGGTTCACGCCAGCCGACTGCCGGTGGCGATCCCCGTGCGTCTCGACAATCACTACTTTGCACTGGAACCGCGCGGCCAGATGTATGAGCGGATGATGTCGGCGCAGGCCATCGCCTTCTACGTCCCCAGTGGCTTCACCAATCTCAAGATTGAACTGATGGCGGTGCTCAAATGA
- a CDS encoding type VI secretion protein IcmF/TssM N-terminal domain-containing protein, whose translation MRRLLRFLKSFWLLSFALWLAAVVLCVWWIPRLGGGPQRLAIAVALLTAIWLLAIVLRKYRQVRAERDLEELVQLEVNREAASVASQASDYEVLRERLKSALGMLKARGGRGGTLSELPWYLVVGHSASGKTSLLTRSGLNTGVAGLGAESGTQYCDWYFGSDAVLVDTAGRYIAEEQPAQEFANFLRLLARRRRRKPINGLVVVIDLPELLRAPREDNHALAQQLIERINEYHKALGSAPPVYLCFSKADLLPGFIEAFHSLDSTARQTPWGMTFPVADIRGKGLGESFARRFAPMVEALRAHVDRQVVEEGRNTTSALLRFPDYVAEIHGRLTDFLEPFDLRHNPDTAPLTRGLYFTSALQQGEGLEAIIDVQTCNTFALTEGAAERPVSRARSDRSYFIQGLFRDVLIADRNLVQHYSRNGRRQGSNLWMVGVAGLVGIGVLALLGHSWWLSYKQGQQLDEQLDAVVDASDSDRLSMLNEQLVHLKSEEREGLAAWQNAGLGIDDDLRPAVEQVWMDAMRDQVLTPLGEDLGRRLAEVGALATSLGLDNQIEVPVSEDETGDSGMVAGAMGEGRNMVSESGDRMRDRLTSRPSLGSIPRSPGELAGRVRGELDYRVRGSANDAFWSARQQGRDALREGARDAWRNGLSDEEIASSAFTHAGPAFTDAALNRLEPTQVADLIDAYDVLKLYLVLSNPEAHADQSEFVSNMLPRAWQHLSDRSSRVPGERSLIADNVALYSDYLAQGKAPAIEPDERLIAQARADLKSFLVNQSPADREYLRLRLLSEEQFPPLTLADILPEAGQPMMYAGEAVPAFFTHRVWEEFVRPELAKTLASDIEVERDWVLEGDSSLDEVQGKAQFASEVLGRYKSDYVYAWERFIADVGVRRFDDLSNSRAHLTQLSDYQRSPLKVLLQVVNENTNWDSREAKQRQAESAGEEGEAGTSESQGFWQGTLDWVSGDEAADKVALLSDMPPIHDGFLAYHFEPVSNLFSTEAGAEGDSNHMDQYLLLLRQLKARLDSLERGDLGKRTKQLMEDVIGGNPNEITAVRNYVAANIDTSRDELVQSIQSLFRDPVEFSVASLDGPIAEQLAAAWSDQIATPWQSMVNGRYPVSDSSNEASVRDLRQFVDPQSGLLVTFDEKEVGNLDEAGGEGEPLVDPSITATIAEGTSVGRVLESLADVENGFEIMIQPASNFTSIELTLDGQQQQYRNGPQSWERFTWPGDERQAGARLEVVTFGGQRVTVFDFPSRWGLLKLIDSADVTNLDAVRQRFTWYTSMGPVSLVARNFGGVKLTDLKQVRRLRIPTPSGAR comes from the coding sequence ATGCGGCGATTATTGAGATTCCTCAAGAGTTTCTGGCTGCTGTCCTTTGCTCTTTGGCTGGCAGCAGTAGTGTTGTGCGTGTGGTGGATCCCGCGTCTCGGTGGTGGTCCGCAGCGCCTCGCCATTGCGGTGGCACTACTCACAGCCATCTGGCTATTGGCGATAGTTCTGCGCAAGTACCGTCAGGTCCGTGCTGAGCGTGACCTCGAGGAGCTGGTGCAACTGGAGGTCAATCGCGAAGCGGCGAGCGTGGCCTCTCAGGCCAGTGATTACGAAGTCCTGCGTGAACGCCTCAAGTCAGCGCTGGGCATGCTCAAGGCGCGCGGTGGTCGCGGCGGCACACTCAGTGAGCTGCCCTGGTATCTGGTGGTCGGACATTCGGCATCAGGCAAGACTTCGTTGCTGACGCGTTCCGGTCTCAATACCGGTGTTGCTGGCCTCGGTGCCGAGTCCGGCACCCAATACTGTGATTGGTACTTCGGCAGTGATGCGGTGCTGGTTGATACTGCTGGGCGCTACATCGCGGAAGAGCAGCCGGCCCAGGAGTTTGCCAACTTCCTGCGCCTGTTGGCTCGCCGTCGTCGGCGCAAGCCGATCAACGGTCTGGTGGTGGTCATCGACCTCCCCGAGCTGCTGCGTGCGCCACGCGAGGATAACCACGCACTGGCTCAGCAACTGATTGAGCGCATCAACGAATATCACAAGGCACTGGGGTCGGCACCGCCGGTTTACCTGTGTTTCAGTAAGGCCGACCTGCTGCCGGGCTTTATCGAGGCTTTCCACAGTCTTGATTCCACTGCACGCCAGACACCCTGGGGGATGACTTTCCCGGTAGCGGATATCCGCGGAAAGGGCCTCGGTGAGTCCTTTGCTCGGCGTTTCGCGCCGATGGTCGAGGCATTGCGTGCTCATGTTGATCGCCAGGTGGTGGAAGAGGGGCGTAACACCACCAGCGCTCTGTTGCGCTTCCCGGATTATGTCGCCGAGATTCACGGTCGTCTGACGGATTTTCTCGAACCTTTCGACCTGCGTCATAACCCTGATACGGCGCCACTGACGCGTGGTCTGTACTTCACCAGTGCTCTACAACAGGGTGAAGGTCTGGAAGCCATCATTGATGTGCAGACCTGCAATACCTTCGCCCTTACCGAAGGCGCTGCGGAACGCCCAGTGAGTCGTGCACGCAGTGACCGTAGTTATTTCATCCAGGGACTGTTCCGCGATGTGTTGATCGCAGACCGCAACCTGGTACAGCACTATTCCCGCAATGGACGTCGGCAGGGCTCCAACCTTTGGATGGTAGGCGTGGCAGGGCTCGTCGGCATCGGTGTGTTGGCATTGCTCGGCCATTCCTGGTGGCTCAGCTATAAGCAAGGCCAGCAGTTGGATGAGCAACTGGATGCGGTTGTCGATGCATCCGACAGTGATCGATTGTCGATGCTCAACGAACAGTTGGTTCATCTGAAGAGTGAGGAGCGCGAAGGGCTGGCCGCCTGGCAGAATGCGGGTCTGGGGATCGATGATGATTTGCGCCCCGCTGTTGAGCAGGTGTGGATGGATGCCATGCGTGATCAGGTGCTCACGCCATTGGGCGAGGATCTGGGGCGGCGTCTGGCCGAGGTAGGAGCGCTGGCCACCTCGCTGGGACTCGACAACCAGATTGAAGTACCAGTCAGTGAAGATGAAACGGGTGACTCTGGAATGGTCGCTGGCGCGATGGGCGAAGGCCGCAACATGGTTTCGGAGAGCGGTGATCGGATGCGAGACCGCCTGACCAGCCGCCCGTCGCTGGGCAGTATTCCGCGATCACCTGGTGAACTGGCTGGACGTGTGCGTGGTGAGCTCGATTATCGGGTACGCGGTAGTGCCAATGACGCCTTCTGGAGCGCACGTCAGCAGGGTCGAGATGCATTGCGTGAGGGGGCGCGAGATGCCTGGCGGAATGGGTTGAGCGACGAGGAAATCGCGAGTTCCGCGTTCACCCATGCAGGGCCGGCCTTCACCGATGCAGCACTCAATCGTCTGGAGCCGACGCAGGTTGCAGACCTGATCGATGCTTATGACGTGCTCAAGCTGTATCTGGTCCTGAGCAACCCCGAGGCCCACGCAGACCAGAGCGAGTTCGTCAGCAACATGTTGCCGCGCGCCTGGCAGCACTTGTCCGATCGCAGCTCACGGGTACCAGGTGAGCGCTCACTGATTGCCGATAATGTGGCGCTCTACAGTGACTACCTTGCTCAAGGCAAGGCACCGGCCATCGAGCCTGACGAACGATTGATCGCTCAGGCACGGGCCGATCTCAAGTCCTTCCTGGTCAACCAGTCTCCCGCGGATCGTGAATATCTGCGCCTGCGTCTGCTGTCGGAGGAGCAATTCCCGCCGCTGACGCTGGCCGACATTCTGCCGGAAGCCGGCCAGCCGATGATGTATGCCGGTGAAGCCGTGCCAGCGTTCTTTACTCACCGAGTGTGGGAGGAATTCGTGCGTCCGGAACTGGCGAAGACGCTGGCCTCGGACATTGAAGTTGAGCGCGATTGGGTGTTGGAAGGCGATTCATCGCTGGATGAAGTGCAGGGCAAGGCGCAGTTCGCCAGCGAGGTGTTGGGTCGCTACAAGAGCGATTACGTCTATGCCTGGGAGCGCTTCATCGCCGATGTCGGTGTGCGGCGTTTTGATGACCTGAGCAACTCGCGCGCTCACTTGACTCAGCTCAGTGATTATCAGCGTTCACCGCTGAAAGTCCTGCTTCAGGTAGTGAATGAAAACACCAACTGGGACTCCCGAGAGGCCAAGCAGCGCCAGGCCGAGAGTGCTGGTGAGGAAGGTGAGGCCGGTACGTCGGAGTCTCAGGGGTTCTGGCAGGGTACCCTGGATTGGGTAAGCGGTGATGAAGCCGCCGACAAGGTGGCGCTGCTCAGTGATATGCCACCGATCCATGATGGCTTCCTCGCTTACCACTTCGAGCCGGTGAGCAATCTGTTCTCCACCGAGGCCGGTGCCGAGGGCGACAGCAACCATATGGATCAGTACCTGCTGTTGCTGCGTCAGTTGAAGGCGCGCCTCGATAGCCTCGAGCGTGGCGACCTGGGTAAGCGTACCAAGCAATTGATGGAAGACGTGATCGGCGGCAATCCCAATGAGATTACCGCCGTGCGCAACTATGTCGCGGCCAACATCGATACCTCACGCGATGAGCTGGTGCAATCGATACAGAGCCTGTTCCGTGATCCGGTGGAGTTCTCGGTGGCCAGTCTCGATGGGCCGATTGCCGAGCAGTTGGCGGCCGCCTGGAGCGATCAGATCGCCACGCCATGGCAGAGCATGGTCAACGGCCGTTATCCCGTCAGTGATTCCAGCAACGAAGCCTCAGTGCGTGACCTTCGCCAGTTCGTTGATCCGCAGTCCGGGTTGTTGGTGACCTTCGATGAGAAGGAGGTCGGCAATCTCGATGAGGCGGGGGGCGAAGGAGAACCGCTGGTCGATCCGAGTATCACGGCGACCATCGCTGAAGGAACCAGTGTCGGTCGGGTGCTGGAGAGCCTGGCGGATGTCGAGAATGGTTTCGAGATCATGATCCAGCCGGCATCCAACTTCACCTCGATCGAGCTGACGTTGGACGGCCAGCAGCAGCAATATCGCAATGGCCCTCAGTCGTGGGAACGATTCACCTGGCCGGGTGATGAGCGTCAGGCTGGGGCGCGCCTGGAAGTTGTCACCTTCGGTGGGCAACGTGTGACGGTCTTCGATTTTCCGTCGCGTTGGGGGTTGTTGAAGCTGATTGACTCCGCCGATGTCACCAATCTTGATGCGGTGCGTCAGCGTTTCACCTGGTACACCAGCATGGGGCCGGTGAGTCTGGTGGCGCGCAACTTTGGTGGCGTCAAGCTCACCGACCTCAAGCAGGTGCGGCGTTTACGGATTCCTACACCATCAGGAGCGCGTTGA
- the icmH gene encoding type IVB secretion system protein IcmH/DotU: MNQYITTQQDSAVEAPTTLLGLTQDFFSMVLMIRRGSEAQSVDAFLEHVATYFSELESQALAAGYSMEQYRDAQYAMCAFLDESVLGAGANNIRQHIELHPLQYRYFGVHLAGEGFFERLDSLRSDVKGNVDVLEVYHLCLALGFEGKYRLEHRDQLRYIANTLGQDIARYRKSPKELAPDWRLPDQVGQLLRHEIPVWVYLVLIALLCGVVFLVLDGILDSRVEALIERLQTLFESS; this comes from the coding sequence ATGAATCAGTACATAACGACACAACAGGATTCAGCAGTGGAGGCACCGACCACGCTGCTCGGCCTGACGCAGGATTTCTTTTCCATGGTGCTGATGATTCGCCGTGGCAGTGAAGCGCAGAGCGTCGATGCTTTTCTCGAGCACGTCGCCACCTACTTCAGTGAACTGGAGTCACAGGCGCTGGCCGCAGGCTACTCCATGGAGCAGTACCGCGACGCCCAGTACGCGATGTGTGCTTTCCTCGATGAGAGTGTGCTCGGTGCCGGGGCCAACAACATTCGTCAACATATTGAGCTGCATCCGCTGCAATACCGCTATTTCGGCGTACACCTGGCGGGTGAAGGCTTCTTCGAACGGCTCGACTCGTTGCGTAGTGACGTCAAGGGCAACGTGGATGTGCTGGAGGTCTATCACCTGTGCCTGGCGCTGGGGTTCGAGGGCAAGTATCGCCTCGAGCACCGCGACCAACTGCGCTATATCGCCAACACCCTGGGTCAGGACATTGCGCGTTATCGCAAGTCACCCAAAGAGCTGGCGCCAGATTGGCGCTTGCCCGATCAGGTAGGTCAGCTGCTGCGTCACGAGATTCCGGTGTGGGTCTACCTGGTATTGATCGCGCTGCTGTGTGGCGTGGTGTTCCTGGTGCTGGACGGCATTCTGGATTCACGAGTCGAGGCGTTGATCGAGCGCCTGCAGACGCTGTTTGAATCATCTTGA
- the tssJ gene encoding type VI secretion system lipoprotein TssJ, giving the protein MRYRKGWWSLVMVAILSSLLAGCGVSGRIGKQLDGTVGDVLFNQDEKVVVTLQGDEHLNPDADGNPLSVVTRIYQLNSLTAFNSASPQLLWQAPSEALGDSLLSEREVVLLPEREVVDSAPMATETRYIAVVAFFRQVPDNRWRLVFDATAMRKDGILTSPDGVIVHLADHHMEAVGDSAELLASRNESQ; this is encoded by the coding sequence ATGCGTTACCGCAAGGGATGGTGGTCCCTCGTGATGGTGGCGATTCTATCCAGCCTGCTGGCCGGTTGCGGCGTGAGCGGGCGAATTGGAAAGCAACTGGATGGCACTGTGGGTGACGTGTTGTTCAACCAGGACGAAAAGGTCGTGGTGACGCTCCAGGGCGACGAGCACCTCAATCCGGATGCCGACGGCAATCCACTGTCGGTTGTCACGCGTATCTATCAGCTCAACTCGCTCACCGCCTTCAACTCGGCATCGCCGCAGCTGCTGTGGCAGGCCCCGAGCGAGGCATTGGGCGATTCGCTGCTCAGTGAGCGTGAAGTCGTGCTGTTGCCGGAACGCGAAGTGGTCGATAGCGCGCCCATGGCAACGGAGACGCGCTATATCGCAGTGGTGGCATTCTTTCGCCAGGTGCCGGACAACCGCTGGCGTCTGGTGTTTGACGCCACTGCAATGCGCAAGGACGGCATCCTGACTTCACCGGATGGCGTCATTGTGCATCTCGCAGACCACCACATGGAGGCGGTAGGCGACAGCGCTGAACTACTCGCCTCCCGTAACGAAAGCCAGTGA
- the tssH gene encoding type VI secretion system ATPase TssH, with product MSLKTLFAKLNDVSRGAMEEAAGLCLAKRQYEVDIEHLLLKLIDADDNDVLRIARHYELALDRLADQLDRALETFKTGCTRTPALSPHITRLIERAWVIASIDQDKGLVRSGHLLLALLSDQELWRVVSESAPELENLDADDLRLNFDDLLASSPEQQSAEAAQPQSSKGSGSGKRGGKTPALDQYTINLTDNAREKRIDPVLGRDAEVRQMIDILTRRRQNNPILTGEAGVGKTAVVEGLALKIVAGSVPEALANVELRTLDLGLLQAGAGVKGEFEQRLKNVIEEVKRSLHPIILFIDEAHTLIGSGGQAGQNDAANLLKPALARGELRTIAATTWAEYKKYFEKDAALARRFQVVKVDEPTEDVAIDMLRGLASRMRDHHGVEILDDAVVQAVRLSHRYISGRQLPDKAVSVLDTACARVALGQAVAPAQLEDARQRRLDLEAEQSVLRHERERGESAHDARLADLEEQLAELGEQIEALEARWQQQRESVATIREAEQQLSEASDDAAKAGAREALLKARQELGSQAGDQPLVHDCVDGNAIGAVVAAWTGIPLGKMQRDEIDTVRRLPQLLGERVIGQDHGLVEIGKRISLSRAKLEDPNKPIGVFLLLGPSGVGKTETALALADTLYGGERNLVTINMSEYQEAHTVSSLKGSPPGYVGYGEGGVLTEAVRRKPYSVVLLDEVEKAHPDVLELFFQVFDKGVMEDGEGREIDFRNCVILLTSNVGTDWIMQRCLGAEEYPEPEGLVEEMRDTLNGVFKPAFLGRLKIVPFYPVQGEVLTRIVNLKLARLAQRFELNHGAQLTFAPELAEHIAERCTQTDSGARSIDHLLTGALMPELAEQVLERMAADTPIDSIQVGVDEHSDFIYRME from the coding sequence GTGAGCCTCAAGACACTATTTGCCAAGCTCAATGATGTCAGCCGCGGCGCGATGGAAGAGGCCGCTGGGCTGTGTCTTGCCAAGCGCCAGTACGAGGTCGATATCGAGCACCTGTTGCTCAAACTGATCGATGCGGATGACAACGACGTGCTGCGTATCGCGCGGCACTATGAGTTAGCCCTGGATCGACTGGCGGACCAGCTGGATCGAGCTCTTGAGACCTTCAAGACAGGCTGTACTCGGACGCCTGCGTTATCTCCGCACATCACGCGCTTGATCGAGCGTGCCTGGGTGATTGCGTCGATCGATCAGGACAAGGGACTTGTCCGCAGTGGTCACCTATTGCTGGCTTTGCTCAGTGATCAGGAATTGTGGCGTGTGGTCAGCGAGAGTGCGCCGGAGCTCGAGAACCTCGATGCCGATGACCTGCGTCTCAATTTCGATGACTTGCTGGCATCAAGCCCGGAGCAGCAGTCGGCCGAGGCTGCTCAGCCTCAGTCCAGCAAGGGCAGCGGCAGCGGAAAACGTGGAGGCAAGACCCCCGCGCTGGACCAATACACCATCAATCTGACTGATAACGCGCGTGAAAAGCGTATCGATCCGGTGCTGGGCCGCGATGCGGAAGTCCGGCAGATGATCGATATCCTCACGCGCCGTCGGCAGAACAACCCGATCCTCACCGGTGAGGCAGGGGTCGGTAAGACCGCCGTCGTTGAAGGGCTGGCGCTGAAGATTGTCGCCGGCAGCGTGCCCGAGGCACTGGCCAATGTAGAGCTGCGTACGCTTGATCTTGGCCTGTTGCAGGCGGGAGCTGGGGTCAAGGGAGAGTTCGAGCAGCGCCTCAAGAATGTGATCGAAGAGGTCAAGCGCAGCCTGCATCCGATCATTCTGTTTATCGACGAGGCTCACACCTTGATCGGCAGCGGTGGTCAGGCAGGGCAGAACGACGCTGCCAACCTGCTCAAGCCGGCGTTGGCGCGTGGTGAGCTGCGTACCATCGCGGCGACCACCTGGGCGGAATACAAGAAGTACTTCGAGAAGGACGCCGCTCTGGCGCGGCGCTTCCAGGTGGTCAAGGTCGACGAGCCCACCGAGGATGTGGCCATCGACATGTTGCGCGGCCTCGCGAGTCGCATGCGCGACCATCATGGTGTCGAGATTCTCGACGATGCCGTGGTTCAGGCCGTACGCCTTTCTCACCGCTACATCAGTGGTCGCCAACTGCCGGACAAGGCAGTCAGCGTGCTGGATACCGCTTGCGCGCGCGTTGCCCTCGGTCAGGCCGTAGCACCCGCCCAACTGGAAGATGCGCGCCAGCGTCGGCTGGACCTCGAAGCCGAGCAGAGCGTACTGCGCCACGAACGTGAACGTGGCGAGAGTGCCCACGATGCTCGTCTCGCTGATCTGGAGGAGCAACTGGCCGAGCTGGGTGAGCAGATCGAAGCACTGGAAGCGCGCTGGCAGCAGCAGCGTGAATCCGTCGCAACGATCCGCGAAGCCGAGCAGCAGCTGAGCGAAGCCAGTGACGATGCGGCGAAGGCAGGTGCTCGCGAGGCGCTGCTCAAGGCGCGGCAGGAGCTCGGTAGCCAGGCGGGGGACCAGCCGCTGGTACACGACTGTGTCGATGGCAATGCCATTGGCGCTGTGGTCGCCGCCTGGACCGGCATTCCGCTGGGCAAGATGCAGCGTGACGAGATCGATACCGTACGCCGCCTTCCTCAGTTGCTGGGAGAGCGGGTCATCGGTCAGGACCACGGGCTGGTCGAGATCGGCAAGCGTATCAGCCTGTCTCGAGCCAAGCTCGAGGATCCCAACAAGCCCATCGGCGTCTTCCTGTTGTTGGGTCCCAGTGGTGTCGGCAAGACGGAAACGGCGTTGGCGCTGGCCGACACTCTCTACGGCGGTGAGCGCAATCTGGTCACCATCAATATGTCGGAGTACCAGGAAGCCCATACCGTGTCATCGCTGAAGGGCTCTCCGCCCGGCTATGTCGGCTATGGCGAGGGTGGGGTGCTGACCGAAGCGGTGCGCCGCAAGCCCTACAGTGTGGTGCTGCTGGATGAAGTGGAAAAGGCGCATCCCGATGTGCTCGAACTGTTCTTCCAGGTGTTCGACAAGGGCGTCATGGAGGACGGTGAGGGACGTGAGATCGACTTCCGCAACTGCGTGATCCTGCTCACCTCCAACGTCGGTACCGACTGGATCATGCAGCGTTGCCTCGGTGCGGAGGAGTACCCCGAGCCCGAAGGTCTGGTCGAGGAGATGCGCGATACCCTCAATGGTGTCTTCAAGCCCGCTTTCCTCGGACGCCTCAAGATCGTGCCTTTCTACCCGGTACAGGGTGAGGTGCTGACACGCATCGTCAATCTCAAACTGGCCCGCCTGGCACAGCGTTTCGAGCTCAATCATGGGGCACAGCTGACATTCGCGCCGGAACTCGCCGAGCACATTGCTGAACGTTGCACCCAGACCGACAGTGGCGCGCGCAGCATCGACCATCTGTTGACCGGCGCCCTGATGCCGGAGCTTGCCGAGCAGGTGCTTGAGCGCATGGCCGCCGACACTCCCATCGACAGTATTCAGGTCGGGGTCGATGAACACAGTGACTTCATCTACCGCATGGAATAA
- the tagF gene encoding type VI secretion system-associated protein TagF has translation MIGYFGKVPGSADFVAYNAAYKDVQELDTWLQRCLARMADQDDSWQDQFDALPTCFFHFRASNGYWLLGGLHSSCDASGRRYPLLIFQRLSVASQVEGSVGVHTLSETFSGQLRTLLQRTVHGESSVEELHHSIDELRELGDADLKLQQRLLQRFLEDVRFSDLVKALEPSFPEFIANAFALRMQVLHQGLQRGETFQAVLPLPAERALKRPAADLWLHWLEYQVPHRAKASLLVDDFMRPQLWRFASADHEAFRLLSGQASSAARVDVLEAFEEFNPRWADMALPPAELDMGTYITRFPDQENPMGSRGTISW, from the coding sequence ATGATCGGATATTTCGGCAAAGTGCCGGGAAGTGCCGACTTCGTGGCGTATAACGCCGCCTACAAGGACGTGCAGGAGCTGGATACCTGGCTACAGCGTTGTCTGGCGAGGATGGCCGACCAGGATGACAGCTGGCAGGACCAGTTCGATGCCCTGCCGACCTGCTTCTTCCATTTCCGTGCCAGCAATGGCTACTGGCTGCTGGGAGGACTGCACAGCTCCTGCGATGCCAGTGGGCGTCGCTACCCGCTGTTGATCTTTCAGCGCCTCAGCGTGGCGTCGCAGGTGGAGGGCAGTGTCGGTGTGCACACCCTCAGCGAAACCTTCTCTGGCCAACTGCGCACCTTGTTGCAACGCACAGTGCACGGAGAATCCAGCGTTGAAGAGTTGCATCACAGCATCGATGAGCTGCGCGAACTGGGGGATGCAGACCTCAAGCTTCAGCAACGCCTGTTGCAACGCTTTCTCGAGGATGTGCGTTTCAGCGATCTGGTGAAGGCGCTGGAACCCAGCTTCCCCGAGTTCATCGCCAACGCCTTCGCGCTGCGCATGCAGGTACTGCATCAAGGTCTGCAGCGTGGAGAGACGTTTCAGGCCGTGCTGCCGCTGCCTGCCGAGCGAGCTCTCAAACGTCCGGCCGCAGACCTCTGGCTACATTGGCTGGAGTATCAGGTGCCGCACCGGGCCAAGGCGAGCCTGTTGGTTGATGACTTCATGCGTCCTCAGCTCTGGCGTTTCGCCAGCGCCGATCATGAAGCATTCCGGTTGCTGTCCGGCCAGGCATCGAGTGCAGCGCGCGTTGATGTACTCGAAGCCTTCGAAGAATTCAATCCGCGCTGGGCGGATATGGCGCTACCGCCGGCTGAGCTGGATATGGGGACGTATATAACGCGGTTTCCTGACCAGGAAAACCCAATGGGGAGCAGGGGAACCATATCGTGGTGA